The following are encoded together in the Salvia hispanica cultivar TCC Black 2014 chromosome 6, UniMelb_Shisp_WGS_1.0, whole genome shotgun sequence genome:
- the LOC125194395 gene encoding protein TIFY 5A-like, whose translation MKRSCNLELRLLTPSVSFHLSDRGGSDVNESPNKTQQLTIFYNGKVASCDATELQARTIISLASGETEGKWSKNSPSAAMNSPVHGAATGMSMKRSLQRFLEKRKTRAQSISPY comes from the exons ATGAAGCGCAGCTGCAATTTGGAGCTTCGCCTCCTCACACCTTCCGTCTCCTTCCATCTCTCCGACCGCGGCGGCTCGGATGTGAATGAGAGTCCAAACAAAACGCAGCAGCTAACGATTTTCTACAATGGCAAAGTTGCTTCTTGTGATGCTACCGAACTTCAG GCGCGGACGATAATATCGCTGGCGAGCGGAGAAACGGAGGGGAAATGGAGCAAGAATTCGCCGTCGGCGGCGATGAATTCGCCGGTGCACGGGGCGGCGACGGGGATGTCGATGAAGAGGTCGCTGCAGAGATTTCTGGAGAAGAGGAAGACGAGGGCACAATCAATATCTCCATACTAG
- the LOC125196267 gene encoding pyruvate dehydrogenase E1 component subunit beta-3, chloroplastic-like: MAAAILHGVGATTPLSSVNYNNSRRSLPERKRASFVIQCYGSLSSRSNIGINRAAKLSTNAVATKQDNVTASTPSKPGHELLLFEALREGLEEEMERDPRVCVMGEDVGHYGGSYKVTKGLADKYGDLRVLDTPIAENSFTGMGIGAAMTGLRPIVEGMNMGFLLLAFNQISNNCGMLHYTSGGQFKIPIVIRGPGGVGRQLGAEHSQRLESYFQSIPGIQMVACSTPYNAKGLMKAAIRSDNPVILFEHVLLYNLKERIPDEEYVLSLEEAEMVRTGEHVTILTYSRMRYHVMQAAKTLVNKGYDPEVIDIRSLKPFDLHTIGNSVKKTHRVVIVEECMRTGGIGASLTASINEHFHDYLDAPIVCLSSQDVPTPYAGTLEDWTVVQPAQIVAAVEQLCQ, translated from the exons ATGGCGGCCGCGATTCTACACGGAGTTGGAGCTACAACGCCTCTCTCATCGGTCAATTACAATAATTCTCGCAGATCGCTCCCAG AGAGGAAAAGAGCTTCATTTGTCATTCAATGCTATGGGAGTTTGTCGTCTAGGTCGAACATCGGCATTAACAGGGCGGCAAAGTTGTCAACTAATGCAGTTGCA ACGAAGCAAGATAACGTAACAGCTTCTACTCCATCCAAGCCCGG GCATGAACTTTTGCTTTTTGAGGCTCTCCGTGAAGGGCTGGAAGAAGAGATGGAACGAGATCCCCGGGTTTGTGTCATGGGTGAAGATGTTGGCCACTATGGAGGATCATACAAGGTGACAAAGGGCCTGGCAGACAAGTATGGAGATCTCAGAGTCCTCGACACACCCATTGCTGAGAACTCATTCACTGGCATGGGCATTGGAGCTGCCATGACTGGATTGCGCCCCATTGTTGAGGGAATGAACATGGGTTTTCTCCTTCTAGCCTTCAATCAGATCTCTAACAACTGTGGCATGCTTCACTACACATCTGGGGGACAGTTTAAAATACCAATAGTCATCCGTGGACCTGGAGGTGTTGGTCGACAGCTTGGAGCAGAGCATTCACAGCGTTTGGAGTCATATTTCCAGTCAATTCCTGGGATTCAGATGGTGGCTTGCTCGACGCCCTATAATGCCAAGGGTTTGATGAAAGCTGCTATTAGAAGTGATAATCCTGTTATTCTCTTTGAGCATGTCTTACTCTACAATCTAAAAGAGAGAATCCCAGATGAAGAGTATGTATTGAGTCTCGAGGAAGCTGAGATGGTCAGAACAGGAGAGCACGTCACCATTCTAACATATTCTAGAATGAGATATCATGTTATGCAAGCTGCTAAGACTCTGGTAAACAAAGGATATGATCCTGAAGTCATTGATATCAGATCACTGAAGCCATTTGATCTTCACACCATTGGGAATTCAGTGAAGAAGACTCATCGTGTGGTCATTGTTGAAGAGTGCATGAGAACGGGTGGAATTGGTGCCAGCTTGACAGCTTCAATAAATGAACATTTCCATGATTACTTGGATGCTCCAATTGTGTGTTTGTCATCTCAGGACGTGCCAACTCCATATGCCGGGACTCTGGAGGACTGGACTGTTGTTCAACCTGCACAGATTGTTGCTGCTGTTGAGCAGCTCTGCCAGTAG
- the LOC125192637 gene encoding 9-cis-epoxycarotenoid dioxygenase NCED2, chloroplastic, whose amino-acid sequence MASIPQIKPTSTWGGAQFSQPFSLLNSKSISMRRTQSRKGKINCALQSPSVLTFPKQPFPAPALPKADPAPAQWNLLQRAAAAALDAVEGAVVARERRHALPKTADPVVQISGNYAPVPERPVRHNLPVTGAIPDCVRGVYVRNGANPLHEPVGGHHLFDGDGMVHAVSFDGGNSASYACRFTETERLVQERALGKPVFPKAIGELHGHLGIARLMLFYARGLCGLVDHSRGSGVANAGLIYHGGRLLAMSEDDLPYEVRVTPSGDLRTVGRYDFGGQLRSTMIAHPKIDPRTAEMFALSYDVVQKPYLRYFKFSASGEKSPDVEIPLDVPTMMHDFAITENFVVIPDQQVVFKLQEMAKGGSPMIYDKDKKSRFGILPKNANDSEEIIWIECDNTFCFHLWNAWEEPDHDEIVVIGSCMTPPDSIFNESDESLQSVLSEIRLNLKTGRSTKRSILNTSDQINLEAGMVNRNQLGRKTRFAYLAIAEPWPKVSGFAKVDLSTGEVEKFIYGDEKFGGEPFFVPNENGSDEDDGYILTYVHDEKAGKSELLIVNAATMETEASVKLPSRVPYGFHGTFISKSDLEKQVL is encoded by the coding sequence ATGGCTTCAATACCTCAAATAAAACCAACAAGTACATGGGGTGGTGCCCAATTTAGCCAGCCATTCTCATTACTAAACTCCAAATCTATCTCAATGAGAAGAACTCAATCAAGAAAAGGCAAAATCAACTGCGCTCTGCAGTCTCCATCAGTCCTCACTTTCCCAAAGCAGCCTTTCCCGGCGCCGGCGCTTCCGAAAGCCGATCCCGCGCCGGCGCAGTGGAATCTGCTGCAGAGGGCCGCTGCTGCGGCCCTCGACGCAGTCGAGGGCGCGGTGGTCGCCCGCGAGCGCCGCCACGCCCTCCCGAAGACCGCGGACCCCGTGGTCCAGATCTCCGGGAACTACGCGCCAGTGCCGGAGAGGCCGGTGCGCCACAACCTCCCCGTCACCGGCGCGATCCCGGACTGCGTCCGGGGCGTCTACGTCCGCAACGGCGCCAACCCGCTCCACGAGCCTGTCGGCGGCCACCACCTCTTCGACGGAGACGGCATGGTCCACGCCGTCTCCTTCGACGGCGGGAACTCGGCGAGCTACGCCTGCCGGTTCACCGAGACCGAGCGGCTCGTGCAGGAGCGGGCCCTGGGGAAGCCTGTCTTCCCCAAGGCCATCGGCGAGCTGCACGGCCACCTCGGCATAGCGCGGCTCATGCTGTTCTATGCCAGGGGCCTGTGCGGGCTCGTCGACCACAGCCGCGGGAGCGGCGTCGCCAACGCGGGCCTCATCTACCACGGCGGCCGCCTCCTCGCGATGTCCGAGGACGACCTCCCGTACGAGGTCCGGGTGACGCCCTCCGGCGACCTCCGCACGGTCGGGCGGTACGACTTCGGCGGGCAGCTGAGGAGCACGATGATCGCCCACCCGAAGATCGACCCCCGAACCGCGGAGATGTTCGCCCTCAGCTACGACGTCGTTCAGAAGCCGTACCTGAGGTACTTCAAATTCTCCGCGTCGGGGGAGAAATCCCCCGACGTGGAGATTCCCCTCGACGTCCCCACAATGATGCACGATTTCGCAATCACCGAGAATTTCGTCGTCATCCCCGACCAGCAGGTGGTGTTCAAGCTTCAAGAAATGGCGAAAGGCGGCTCTCCGATGATCTACGACAAAGacaaaaaatcaagattcGGAATTTTACCCAAAAACGCAAATGATTCCGAAGAAATCATATGGATCGAGTGCGACAACACCTTCTGCTTCCACCTCTGGAACGCGTGGGAGGAGCCCGATCACGACGAGATCGTCGTGATCGGCTCATGCATGACTCCGCCGGACTCAATCTTCAACGAGTCCGACGAGAGTCTGCAGAGCGTCCTTTCAGAAATCCGGCTCAACCTAAAAACCGGCCGGTCCACAAAGCGGTCCATTTTAAACACATCTGACCAGATCAATCTCGAGGCCGGGATGGTGAACCGGAACCAGTTAGGCCGGAAAACCCGGTTCGCCTACTTAGCCATCGCGGAGCCCTGGCCGAAAGTGTCCGGCTTCGCGAAAGTCGACCTCTCGACCGGAGAGGTCGAAAAATTCATCTACGGGGACGAAAAATTCGGAGGCGAGCCGTTCTTCGTGCCAAACGAGAACGGCTCGGACGAGGACGACGGCTACATTCTAACGTACGTCCACGACGAGAAGGCCGGGAAGTCGGAGCTGCTGATCGTGAATGCGGCGACGATGGAGACGGAAGCTTCGGTGAAGCTCCCGTCGAGGGTGCCGTATGGATTCCATGGAACTTTCATTAGCAAGTCGGATTTGGAGAAGCAGGTGTTGTGA